Below is a genomic region from Brassica rapa cultivar Chiifu-401-42 chromosome A08, CAAS_Brap_v3.01, whole genome shotgun sequence.
TCATTCAATTCGATCACCAATGGCTGAACTCCAAGTCTCTTGAACAATGTCTTCACTTCAATACAGTATCTTCATTACACACCAAACATATATGTTTTAATAGCTAAGCAAAAGACTCAGCAGAAACCTTATTAAGATTTCAAGGGGAGCAAAACCTACGAGCACCATGTTTTGGAGTAAACAACGACAACGTTCTCAGTCACCGTTTTCTTCACGCTCTCCTCCATTCTTGATCCGAAGGAAGAAGACGAagcagctgaagaagaagacatggCTCGGACAGAACATGTGTGCTTTAGACATCTTTTGACATCAGAACATGTGATGCCACCGACGCTGATCAGAGATAACGAATAAGAAGTAGAAAAAGAGATTGAAGGAATCGAATCTAGAGAAGACGATACAAGTCTCAATGTGTTGAATGTTGTGACTGCCATGGCGATCTTCTGACCTTTGGATTCTCAGAAAGTCGACAGATTCTTGGAGCTTTCTTTGTGTTACTCATCTCGTGACTTGTCCTTTTTTGTAGTAAGAAGCTGAAATTTTATTCTGCGGATCATATTTTCTGGGCCTTTACTGTTAATGGGCTTATCTTCTGTACGAAAAAGCTTTGTTTGATTCTTGCTTCTATAAGGGCCTAGTTATAGGTTTTTAACAAATAATACCTCCGAATAATCAAAATTTGCTAGACGCacacttaataaaaaaaaagttatatatgttaaactattggatttttatcttataaaaatgtaaaagttttgaatttgttttttcaatattGTTTCGGTGAACGtttaagaaaaacaataatCATTCGAATGTTTATGTGCGTTTAGCAGCAAAGCTGTTTATTATGATGAATTTTTCTTTGGAAATGCAAtctttaccaatatttttaggaaagTTTAGTGGTTTTTACCCGCTTGTGGTGTGGTATAATGGTATTGGATTTATGGTCAAGAGCATAACCTCGCTATAGCTAACCTTATGTTCATATCTATGATGTGGTAAATTTGCATGTGGACTTGACCATTTGGTTTTTTTAGCTCGGATGCTTTATATGTGATATTCGTATTGACACTAAGAGGTCATACCAAAAATGTGAGAAATTTGTGATTTTGAAGAAACAACTCAGCTATGGACCTACCTTGATAAGATAATGTGGGGACTTTTAACCAGTTGGAACGTCATGGGTTCGAATTATTTCATTGTTTCTCAATTTTGTTTGTCACTATCCCACCAACATTTTCTTCATTCATTTATAACCCAAATCTTTGCTCTATTGACATACATCATATATGTATCAGTACATATTTGATATGTTCATGATAtattgaatattatatataacacacacacacaaataaTCCTCTTAAATTATAACAATGATATTTTAATTCTGACCAAAATAATTGGCAATTACTCTCACTTGTTCAAGTTCCTTGTGTTGTCCGTGTCCAtccatgtgtatatatattatgtatcaTACCCGAACCCGATGCACAGTATTTTAGGTACTTAATCTGTGAACTTCCAGACATTCTATTGAAACAAAATTTAAGTTTAGCACagaataatcaaaattttaaaataccaaGAGAGATAATAAATAGAGAACTTTTCTAGTAGGATGGCCTTAAAAAGTTTATAATCATAAACATAGTACTCAATGGtcaaatgaccaaaatatttcattaagaatgtaaatagatatttatgactctaggattaactaatctaaattGATGGTTTagatttgggggggggggggggggggggagtttTGCAGCTGagatttatgatttttaaaaataaaaaaacatttaaaatttaaaaaaaaaacatttaaaatttaaaataaaaaaacatttaaaatagtCTCAATTGGATTTTTCggatttaaaaatatcaaaaatttaaaatttaaaaacgtgttgttattaaaaataatgaaaaaaacaatttaaatttgttattattattaatttaaataattatttatattgcaTGAGATTATAGTTATGACAGTTTAATACTACTAAATTTTAGGTTTGATAATAAAAGATACTTTCATATTTTAGGTTGAATTCGAATATCCAAACTCAAACAGTGTACTGTTTAGTCTATGTGCCCAAACCTATCAGTTTGTAACCTGATTTTCTAGATATCTAAGAACTTGGAAAGAACCAAAATGAATCTCGAGCCGGTCCGGAACTAAAATCCCTacagaaaaaaacaatatacatTACATGGACTTGTGGGGGTTGTAGGTACATAAAAAGTGACATAGAGACATGGGTGCAATAATTTTCCATTCAAAAGTTTACCCATACCAATGATTAAATCCAGTACGTTTGAATTATTACTCTTTACGTACCTATTTATAGTAAAGAACTAGAATCggagaaactctctctctctctctctatatatatatatatataaacattttttgtaaacaaataTCTACATAAACATACTATAAGCAAAATACTTAGGGGACTTAATAATAATTAGTTACTTGTTGCAGAAGTAGTTCCTGCCCGTATGTTATAAGTTTCTTTCGGTAAATACCTTGATCCATGGACTTGTAAGAGTGAGTTACTTAAATTAAACTTTTAAACATTGTATAGTACTGActggtgtcacaaatcgtcgtctccccatagtttaaaaaaaaaccttgCATAGTAAATATGATCCGTTTTTAGCAGTAGCACTTGCAAAAATGGTGGATCGACAAATTTGGAACCAATGCTTATCTTTTTGTTAGCAAGGAAATTTCAAACTTGCAGCAGGACTGTTTTTGTGACATGCCACAAGATAAAGCCAGCTCCAACGTTAGGTTTTTAATAagtatctaaaataaaaaaaaaatagaaaaaatgaaaaaatattgaaagaaAAGAGGAGGCGGTACGGTATGGAAGCAGAGATACTTTGCTCCTAATATTAAAACCTCCCTTTCACTATATGTTCTTTTCTTATTgatcaatttatttttctaaataaaatcaTTAACGTTTACCTTAAAATATCCACTACGGTTTTTAGCCGTTGTGGTTGCccttacaaatttatttttctgttttagCCATTTATAAAACATCACCACACTTGTTGTAAAAATTGCATTTTCTTTCTGAataaatttaagatatattCAGAAAAAATGATCCTctgttgccaaaaaaaaagaaagaaaaaatgatcCTCTTAATATTACttttaaattaaactttaaTACATGAAGTgcttgttgttaaaaaaaatacatgaagtgCTTGTTGGTTTCTTCTTCCTTGTGTTTAGtgtagagaaatattttttttactttttttcacAAGAGGTGGTTCATCTTTGCAGACATAGACATGTGAAACGAACAAACCCTAGTTTTTCAGACTTTGACAATTTTTACGAAGGACAATATGGGCCCTTGACCATGAGTGATTTCTCCCTTGGATAATTTGTGACAATTCCCATGTGTTACCCTTTTACTCTTTGTGTAGAATTTGTCAACATTTTCTTGTAGTTCTTAAATAGGTAATATGAGGTGACGGTACATGAGGATTCAtgcattatatatatgataatgtaTATAGTCATAACCATCAGAATTTATGTTCCTAAGATATTATAGACATATCCAGATCAATTAAGTACTCTGGTGGAACTTTAAATTTACTGTATAGGaagctagtttttttttttttttttgttcaacggAAGCTAGTTTTTCAATCGAATATACTTTCAATAAGATATGATTGTACGTCTACAACAAGTCTACaagacattaaaaaaaaaaaaaaaaagtctacaaGACATTCTACTGTGTACGTGATTCAGTACCTAGGTAACATGCATCAATAATTTGTACTATATGCTTATATTTCAAGGAAATTTACGGATTACTTTAATATTATATACTTCGACGTGAaaatgtatttgatttttttctttttgtaaaatgataaattgattataccaaattttctgtttttgacAAAGATTACAAGAAATAACAAGTAGCGGAAGAATTGAAATACAATCTAAACAGCAGTGCTATACTCAACTAGCTAAGCAAAGAACAAATACTAAAAACAAGATTAATAGATATGGAAGCCAACGAAACAAGCTTGAACCAAAGGAAATGGTAAGGACCACAAGATAAACAGGTTGCCACGAGAAGAAGAGAGATGGATGCCCTGAAACTCTGATGCTACAACTTCCTATACAGCTTTCGGAATGCCTACAGAACATTCACCGCTCCAAAAATCACAAGCACAAACATACAAACCAAGATCAACATACCCTAGCGGCACGAGACAGAGAAACCATCCGACGATGCCGTCGTTCAGTTTGAGACTTagagattgccgcctccaaacCTCATAACCGGGACCGTTACACCCGTTGAACCGAAAACTCGTATAGAGCAAGCCGACCGGACATAACCCCCACCTCCAGAGCAGCTTCACTGAGTGAGAGAGCAGTCTGAACTGAAGACATGTCTCCAACCAATCGAACTTCATCGCTTCGACAAAAGCTAAGGAAATCTGAGCGACAACACTAAGGAGAGAACGACAGCGACAGTGAAGACCATAGAAGCTTTGAAGAGAGCAAACCCGCAAGACACCTCGAACACAAGGCTGAGTTAACACATCTCCACGCGCCGCCACCAGAGCTGCCTCCTAGCAAGAGAACAAGCTCACCCCCGAGGAAGAGCTCCACACGCAACCACCTCAGACCACGATGGATACAAAGCTCGGACAAAGAGCCTGAGTTAGAAATAACCTATATCCGAGACCTAGAGAGTCTCACCGATGGACCACACGCCGCTAACCGAGAACACGACGAGATCTGAGTAGAAAATCTCCCGACCAAAAGCACCACAGAAGATCCGAGTTGAAACCACGAAGAGAGGCTCATGCCGTCCTCTAGCAACTCCATCTCACCGGAACCAGCACAGATCTACTCAAGATACTTCAGATCTACTCAACATATTTCAGATCTGCACTTGGGAAGAGACCTCGATGGTTCACCTTTGCCGAACCACAAGAAAGACCACGGAGAGAACAAGAGAAGCGGAGAAAAAAGAAATAGGGGGCGGGTTCCGACGACCGTGAGAAGGACGGCAGTAGCCGGAGTCGAACGGATCACGGAAAAAAGAAGAATTTTTTAGAGAGAGGGGGGGAGAATAagtttttagagagagagtccTTTTTTAAACCTTTTATCTTTCCAATGTATTTGATTTTTCGTCTGTGATAACAATGATGGGATTTTTTTCCTTTGCTTAACAATCGATAGAATTTTTTAGACAAAAGTTACTTGCAATATGATAAGGATCCCTCTTTTTCTATCAAAGAGGAtaatgtttttgtacaataaaaGGGATAACATATACCAgcagaaaaaaatatgaaacgTCTGAATTTCGAATTACTATAAACTCTTCATATCAATAATATTCCCaatattacaccaaaaaaaattctcaatatTATAATAATGTACGAACGCTGTGGTCGAAGTTGGTTTTGAACTGCTGGCTTTATCCTTTGACGTTGGACGTATGCTGATCTACATTTGATGTGACACTGTAAGATTATGATCTCTTTTATTAATGTATCTAAATGAAGATTGGACCCAACACACGTGGGTTTTAATGTCTGcagaatatatatttactttccacgtttttttttctttctatgaaCTAAATTtgtttagataaaaaaaattgtttagatTAGCCGATTAGGGGAGTTCCGTGCTTTGGAATTTCGACCAACGACATTATTGAGGTTCATTTACAGACCGAATTTTCCGGTCAAATTATAAAATGGTTATTTGAGCTAATTTACATAATGTATTTTCATGTTAACTTAAATAATGATCGAAGACTCTTTTAGATGATGAGTCGAGAGGTCCCTATTAAAGAAAACTTACCTAATGTACCTATTTTCTTTCCGTGCAAAGCCGAAACTTGATCCATGAACCATGACATTCATAATTGCATTAATGACtcaaattaattatatgtaaagTGGGATTTAATTATACATTCTGATAATTAGGTTAAATAACCTAATTTATATTTCCAACCAAAGCTATCACATGTGCTTGAGAATCATATTTGCTTTTCCTGATTAAGAGATATATATGTGCTGTGTACATGAAATAAAGcgatactagattttgacccgcccttttcaaagggcgggtatatttttgttatattttctttaatatttctgaaatttaatttttttatatatgtgtttaCAATAAGTTAAATTTAATAGAATGTTCGCAACTATATcgaattattatgtttttatattgaAATCGAGGCCCATGTTatcatagatatatatatcaaaGAGTCGACGTTCGGTTGTAAATCAAAAAACCGCTAGTGGACCCTCAAGGAAAAAGAAAGTAACTGCTATCGTGTTATAGAAAAAATAGAACGTGGTGAGTTTAGCAATAATTAGATACAGTTATTAAAAAGTTGGTCCAGTGGCAATAGATGTAATATTCCAAGGAGAGTTGAGGGCAAATGTTAGGAATGATTCTgtattaatagaatagatatgaCTTCTGCCTTCTGCCTTCTGGCTACACATAATATGCGTATACTAAATGTTTCGTCCAGTAGCATCATTTCTTTCGTtcatagtctttttttttttttgaacaactgtTCATAGTCTATAAATCTTGAAGTTTACTTACAAACATATGATATAAATCATATAATCCTCTTAACATGGAACTGTAGATGTCCATTTTTCCTTGAAAGATTATGCAGTAAACCAAATATTTAGGAATATAGAAAGTAAGAAAGTGTCATTTAAAGATGATTATTATTTTGGGGTCTTCAAGTTTGACGTGAAGTCCTGCATGgtatatgaaataataaattgtAAGTCGTGTGAGAGAAGAAAAACGATCAATCGTGTTGGTTCTCAAGTTGCAATAAATGTCGGTCCACTCATATTAACTAATAGTTCTAGGCGTGGCAACTACCGAAACCcaatccccccccccccccccataaCTAGTTCAAGACGGTCTCAAACGAGCTAAACCCGTGTGAGCAGTACGACCCTCGGACATGCTGGTTTGGTTAAAAGGGCTTCGGATCAGACTAGGACAATATACATATCATCATTCAAGTTTGAGACTGAATCTTAATATCTAAATAGAAACGGTTCTAAGCATAATCATGTAAAACATTAGCATTGAGTtcctaaaaaattaaaattagtacACTtctaatttgaaacaaaaataaattgtcAGTCTGTGACTTTCAAAATACCAGGAACGATTTTGTATGAAAGATTCAAGTTTGAACTTTGAATGAATCTTTTATAAGCCGGTCAGTATATTTCTAATCTTTGATATGAATTATAATATCTAAGATTCATTCAAAATTCACTAATAAagggtgtctgttcagtaccgAATAAAAGAAGGACTACAGAACTTTGTGACAGATGAAAATCAAGAGAGcttaaacaaaacaataaaaaatgaattgaaacattttttttaatattagagACTTGTATACAAACAGTATACAATATAGAtgttaaaacaattaaaaagtgaaaagactctctctctctcttctctctacaaaatctttcagagagagagagaacttcTGGTTTGTCGCCGGATTTCATTATCGGCGTTGGTTGGTCGCCGGATTTCATTATCGGCGTTGGTCTCCCGCGTGGTCGGGCTCTGCCTCTGGCAAACGATGGCTCCTATAGCACCGTTTGGCCGGCTTTGTCTCTAGCGTCACCTCGTTCTTCTACGGTGGTGTTGTCTAGCATCAGTCCCGGTTTTTTCCGGTGATCTTCTGCTCAATAGCTTCTCTACTACTCTCTACTAGTTTCAGTTCGGTCAATCATCATTTGgattctcttcttttctttcttcatcCTTCTCGGTGTTGAAAGTGCAAGATCTGATGTCCGATGTTCTTTGATTGATTTGCGAGATCGAGATTGAGACTTGTTTATCATTCCATAGATTGAAGCGTTGATTTTTTGTTAATGATATGTCGGCTTTGGTTTCTGGTGATGTTGGCTGCTCCGATTTGGTCTCATCCATCAGCTAGTTGAAGTTTTGCGGTTGTCCGGTGGTGTCGGGGTTACACCGACGATCTGTGAGTCGACGTGTTTGGGCGGTGGGATTTGTCTTTTTCTTGGCACGTGTCTTCTTTGCTGCTACATGAGCATACACGTGTTCTCAAGACTAATGATTTGTCTTTTCCTTCCGCCTTGAAAGGCTTGGTCTGGGCCTAAgcgttattttatatttatgaggCCTTGTTCAATGGAGTTAATCTGTTTAGAGGTTTGATGGTGTAGCGGAGGTTCGTTTAGCATCGGTTCACCGGCTTTGTTCCATCGCTGCTCTCCTCTCTCTTAGTTTGGTCTTGGTTCATGGTTCTTCTTTTCTGCTTTGATGTTCTGAGTTCTCAGGTTGGTGAGTTTGGCCAGGTTTCGTTCGGGGCTTCGTCTTTCTGACGTGTTATTGTTGCGACGCATCTACTAGCTCTTTTCTAAGACTGTTGGGTCTTGGGTGGGGTTCATGGCGTCGCAATGGTCTCGATTTTCAGGTCTTCTCTTGCGAGGAGGTACCCGGTCTTTAGTCTGTAGATACTGGGACTGGTGTGCGAGTGTCCGCGTGTAAGAGCTGAAGGTCTTGGTTGGCGTTTTTCCCCGTCGGTGATCAAGGTTCCTATCCTTGTGCTTGGGCTTTCTTATTGGCATTGTCTTCTCGGTTTGGTGTTGTAGTGGAGTTTCTATCAATGTTCTTCGTTACTCTTGTGATCATCTCTGCTAGAATTGTGATTGTTGAGTTCGTTTTGTCTCCTACTTCGCTTGGTAGCAGTTTGGATCTTCTCGAGCTCATTGTTTCTCAGTCTTTTTCTGGCTTCACCTTTGTTCTTATGGAGTGGTCTTGAGAGTGGTTCTGGACAGTGGATTCGATTGAACTCTTTGAATCATGGCTTATCCATTGAGTTGTTTGAACCTTGCTTGTACGTTTGTAGTGTAAGTCTTAGTTGACTTTTAGTCTCCCATCTTTGGGCTTTCGGTTTGTCTCCTTTATATCTTTGGAGCTTTGTCTTTGTTATATTTCTCTGAGTTATTGTTTAACTCAGTTGACTAATAAAATTCAgatgtcaaaagaaaaaaaaagatgttaaaacaattagaaaaatatacaaaaaaaataatcaaagaaCCCCTAAaagaatagaaaacaaaagGCCGCATCATCCTCTGTTCATACAAAACTCCCAAAACAATAAGTGGAGgaggtaacaaaaaaaaaaaacacacacacaacacCTTGTGATGGGTCTTCTTCTGGAGAGGGGTCTTCTTCTTTGCTTCTCTTAGATGTAATCTATCTCTGTCCTAAAACTCTAATCTTCCTCCTAAAATTAGAATTGTTGGGAGATACATCTTCTATGAGAAGCCGTCGACCGTTTCGTGGGTTGTTTTGTTTCAAGTTTCCAAACAGAGCCTATGTCTTGTGCGATCTTAACCGCGTCCATAGACACACCCGAGAGCCCTCTTCTCGTAAACCCGACTGCATACAAACCGGTCCTTCCTTTCCAACCGCTGTTCGCTGCTTTCGGGAAACCATTCTTTGCAAAGAACTCACTCTCCTATAAACAACAAACGCAAAACTCAATCAGTACACATGACTAAAAAGAACAAACCCGGTTTAACTAAACCGGTTTCggttatcaaaattttaaacttcaTGGTTTTGTTTTCTCACCTGTAGCCAATATGGGACGTTGCTACGGTAACCAGTAGCGAGTACAACTGAGTCAGCCTCGAGTTGTTCTCCATTAACTAACTCGACTCTGTTCCCATCAAACCTTTTAACCCCTGGAACCACATCAATCTTTCCTGATCGGATCTTCTCCAAAGCTCCGATGTCAAGCACCGGCGTCTTCCCTTTCACGCTCTTTAGCTCCATCGGACCCATCTCGGGTCGTTTCAAACCGTACTTCTCGATGTTTCCAAGCACGAGCCAGCACAAAACCAACAATATCTTGTCCACGAGCCATAAAGGAAGCCATGCTAGCATCTTCATGGCAAGCTCAAACGTTGACTTCCCCATTACTTCTCTCGGCATCACATGAACCTGAACAAAAAAAGATCGAAACTCTGATCAGATTCTTGATTTCTTGAACGTTAATAGTTTGAATCTTTAATGACTTACCGAGCTTCTCACGACCATGGAAGGCTTAGCGAAGTGATTAGCGAGGTCGAGAGAAACCTCCATGCCGGAGTTTCCACAACCGACGACTAATACTTTCTTCCCGGCGAACTTCTCGCCGGACTTGTAATCACATGCGTGGATTACCTCTCCGGTGAACTCATTAAGCCCGTCAATCTCCGGGACCACTCTCTCCGCATTCTCTCCCGTGGCCACCACAAGCCACCGGCAAATATACTCAACCTCCGTCCGAGTTGACTCAGCGTTCGACACGGTCTTGACTCGCCACAACCCGCTTGTCTCATCGAACCGGGCGGTTTGCACACAC
It encodes:
- the LOC103834744 gene encoding glutaredoxin-C5, chloroplastic, yielding MAVTTFNTLRLVSSSLDSIPSISFSTSYSLSLISVGGITCSDVKRCLKHTCSVRAMSSSSAASSSSFGSRMEESVKKTVTENVVVVYSKTWCSYCIEVKTLFKRLGVQPLVIELNELGPQGPQLQKVLERLTGQRTVPNVFVGGKHIGGCTDTVKLKRKGDLALMLAEANGKTDQILRK
- the FMO gene encoding probable indole-3-pyruvate monooxygenase YUCCA8, yielding MESMFRLMDQEQEVTTTTNRCIWVNGPVIVGAGPSGLATAACLREQNVPFVVLERADCIASLWQNRTYDRLKLHLPKKFCQLPKMPFPESFPEYPTKRQFIDYLESYASRFEINPKFNECVQTARFDETSGLWRVKTVSNAESTRTEVEYICRWLVVATGENAERVVPEIDGLNEFTGEVIHACDYKSGEKFAGKKVLVVGCGNSGMEVSLDLANHFAKPSMVVRSSVHVMPREVMGKSTFELAMKMLAWLPLWLVDKILLVLCWLVLGNIEKYGLKRPEMGPMELKSVKGKTPVLDIGALEKIRSGKIDVVPGVKRFDGNRVELVNGEQLEADSVVLATGYRSNVPYWLQESEFFAKNGFPKAANSGWKGRTGLYAVGFTRRGLSGVSMDAVKIAQDIGSVWKLETKQPTKRSTASHRRCISQQF